One genomic region from Anticarsia gemmatalis isolate Benzon Research Colony breed Stoneville strain chromosome 7, ilAntGemm2 primary, whole genome shotgun sequence encodes:
- the Nadsyn gene encoding NAD synthetase, with product MGRKVTVAVTTLNQWALDFEGNLSRILQSIQEAKEMGALYRTGPELEICGYSCEDHFYEPDTYLHSWQVLGELLKSPTCKDMLIDVGMPVQHRNVLYNCRVAFLNKKILLIRPKMMLCEDGNYRETRWFSPWTKERQTEEYYLPRKITAITGQSTVPIGDAVIATKDTCIGFEICEELWNPQSRHIPLSLDGVEIIANGSGSYMELRKAYVTVDLVKSATFKSGGAYLFSNLRGCDGQRIYFNGCSCVAVNGEIVSRGLQFALHDVEVVTATIDLEDIRSYRTHLRSRTHLAASNPPFPRITVDFALSDDDDVFLITSPPIDWQYLTPEEEIELGPACWLWDYLRRSGQGGFFLPLSGGVDSTSTACIVFSMCTQICDAIQKGESQVLYDVRKILCQSDYTPSDPMELCNRLLVTCYMATENSSVETKQRASQLASEIGSYHFPIVIDSAVSAVIGIFTTATGMVPKFRSNGGCPRQNLALQNIQARLRMVLSYLFAQLMLWVRGRPGGLLVLGSSNVDEALRGYMTKYDCSSADVNPIGGISKNDLKAFLQYAKNRFFLPSLSEILQAPPTAELEPLTDGQITQTDEQDMGMTYAELSEFGRLRKTHHCGPFTMFHKLVHAWSDKCPPQEVAEKVKHFFRCYAINRHKMTVLTPSYHAETYSPDDNRFDHRPFLYRVHWPWQFKAIDDSVAQMTKDKRGSTTDRPAELNKLASASTSNINSHFMRRKGVLI from the exons ATGGGTCGAAAAGTCACTGTAGCAGTGACTACGCTGAACCAATGGGCACTCGACTTCGAAGGCAATTTGAGCAGAATCCTCCAGTCAATTCAGGAGGCCAAAGAAATGGGAGCTCTATATCGAACTGGACCGGAGCTGGAGATATG cgGTTACAGCTGCGAAGACCACTTCTACGAGCCAGATACATACCTTCATAGCTGGCAAGTACTCGGTGAGCTGCTCAAATCGCCCACATGTAAGGACATGTTGATCGATGTCGGCATGCCCGTTCAACACAGAAATGTACTCTACAACTGCCGAGTAGCGTTCCTTAATAAAAAGATACTGCTGATCAGACCAAAGATGATGTTGTGCGAAGACGGGAACTACCGGGAGACTAGGTGGTTTTCTCCTTGGACCAAA GAACGACAGACTgaagaatattatttaccaaGAAAGATCACGGCAATAACAGGTCAATCCACAGTGCCGATTGGTGACGCAGTTATCGCCACCAAAGATACGTGCATTGGTTTCGAGATATGCGAAGAGCTGTGGAATCCACAAAG TCGTCACATTCCCCTAAGTTTAGACGGCGTAGAAATCATAGCAAATGGTTCTGGCAGTTACATGGAACTCCGTAAAGCTTACGTCACAGTGGACCTTGTGAAGAGCGCTACATTCAAAAGCGGGGGTGCTTATTTGTTCAGTAATCTCAGAGGCTGCGATGGACAAAGGATTTACTTCAATGGGTGCTCTTGTGTAGCTGTTAATGGAGAAATCGTTAGCAGGGGACTACAGTTCGCGTTGCATGATGTG GAAGTAGTGACAGCGACGATTGATCTCGAAGACATTCGTTCGTATCGCACGCATCTTCGTTCACGAACCCACTTGGCTGCCTCCAACCCACCGTTCCCGAGGATTACTGTGGACTTCGCGCTGAGTGATGATGACGATGTGTTCCTTATTACCAGCCCGCCGATTGATTGGCAGTATTTGACGCCTGAAGAGGAAATTGAATTAG gTCCAGCATGTTGGCTATGGGACTACCTCCGTCGGTCCGGTCAAGGTGGATTCTTTCTACCACTTAGTGGCGGTGTCGACTCAACCAGTACTGCTTGTATTGTCTTTTCAATGTGCACGCAGATCTGCGATGCTATTCAAAAAGGAG aaagCCAAGTGCTGTACGATGTGCGCAAGATATTGTGTCAGTCTGACTACACACCCTCAGACCCGATGGAGCTGTGCAATCGTTTGTTAGTCACATGTTATATGGCGACGGAGAATTCAAGCGTGGAGACGAAACAACGTGCTTCACag TTAGCCAGTGAAATTGGTAGTTATCACTTTCCGATAGTCATCGACTCGGCAGTGAGTGCGGTCATCGGTATATTCACTACGGCTACCGGCATGGTTCCTAAATTCAGGAGCAATGGCGGCTGCCCACGACAGAATTTAGCTTTGCAGAATATACAG GCACGTCTTCGCATGGTTCTTTCCTACTTATTCGCTCAATTGATGCTATGGGTGCGCGGTCGTCCCGGTGGGCTGTTAGTCCTCGGTTCTTCCAATGTTGACGAAGCGCTACGCGGATACATGACAAAGTATGACTGCTCCAGTGCCGATGTCAACCCTATTGGAGGGATTTCCAAGAACGATCTTAAAGCGTTCCTGCAATATGCTAAGAATAG atttttccTGCCATCCCTGTCAGAGATTCTCCAAGCGCCTCCCACAGCTGAGCTGGAGCCGTTGACTGACGGTCAGATCACACAGACAGACGAGCAAGACATGGGCATGACGTACGCTGAACTCTCAGAGTTCGGTAGATTGAGGAAGACACATCACTGTGGACCGTTTACTATGTTCCATAAACTAGTACACGCGTGGAGTGATAAATGTCCTCCACAAGAG GTGGCAGAGAAAGTGAAGCACTTCTTCCGTTGCTACGCCATCAATCGTCACAAGATGACAGTGCTGACGCCGTCCTACCACGCGGAGACATACAGCCCCGACGACAACCGCTTCGATCACCGGCCATTCTTGTACCGAGTTCACTGGCCCTGGCAGTTCAAAGCTATTGATGATTCt GTGGCACAAATGACGAAAGACAAACGCGGCTCTACAACGGACCGGCCAGCGGAGCTCAACAAACTGGCTAGTGCTTCCACTTCTAACATTAACTCACACTTCATGAGGAGGAAGGGAGTCcttatttaa
- the Nna1 gene encoding nna1 carboxypeptidase isoform X2, translating to MSNTGESVDKVPEKENNPDISNQGTFISNFLQNNIKTNQLEINTDIKTFRTTAKLKEPRDLFALPKELDCPQQAPRWPSECQVVEEKIQHLTWSPASPEPYYISTGKELKPQPVGEDAGTVIFQYYPMSAVNYFSRSTVGGSRLYISACASAGAGSGADDELRFESRFESGNLAKAIRITSAYYELHLRTDLYTNRHMQWFYFRVTNTKKQMMYRFSIVNLSKAESLYNEGMRPLLYSTKDAQLHSIGWRRCGDNIAYYKNDSTCEEEEQFPSYTLTFNIEFPHTDDAVYIAHCYPYTYSDLQEYLSKLQSHPVKSTYAKLRLLCRTLAGNNVYYLTVTAPPNPNEMEQRKKKAVVITARVHPGESPSSWMMKGFMDYLTGDSNQARELREKFIFKLVPMLNPDGVIVGNNRCSLTGKDLNRQYRTVIRETYPPVWHTKVMIRRLQEECGVAMYVDLHAHSRKHNVFIYGCESRKTSDKRLQEQVFPLMLHKNAADKFSFENCKFRIQRSKEGTGRVVVWMLGVANSYTMEASFGGSELGSRMSTHFSVQDYESLGRTFCETLLDFYDEDPSKERLRTKIVTRLLKEGSNADEPTNIDLSDYSSDEGDTSSSSSEAGHREKTKQAAPPPSPIFPDINKNSADKPRKQRPKLEKMKRIEKKKTKRETLQVSRATIDLTSDAMTDMSSDADSDGNHSPMRRVQKLIHTSAKVKPKRKKKMPPELKIIRAPTSDSPYHSDHEKKALRCRRPRSVSMFNDATEKSRLNPASWHQFRCLPPAKCLSDVKSRSSQPSELQVKLSSLKRNIWTGVQNEEKGPLSWGISSFAMNSYFTDSEALLRSCSQKLEELEGEQQKIKDEKKKKKSKTKKLTLKVPNSMNEILEPMNKLPKTWKKKGKLKHTKSESSPYLNNTSFTDIPRNTQAQKTNSSENRQAKSRFKKGAIVTTAVQTKKSNAKAIMSDNSDSDSIQSSKKIKKKTKTTKAKFCKAVSENKSKN from the exons atgagtaATACAGGTGAAAGCGTAGATAAAGTtccagaaaaagaaaataatcccGATATAAGCAACCAAG GAACATTTATATCAAacttcttacaaaataatattaagacaAACCAATTAGAGATCAACACGGATATCAAAACATTTCGAACGACAGCCAAGTTAAAAGAACCGAGAGATTTGTTTGCACTTCCGAAAGAACTTGATTGTCCACAACAAGCACCCCGGTGGCCTTCAGAATGTCAA GTTGTCGAAGAGAAAATACAACACCTAACATGGAGTCCCGCGTCACCAGAACCCTATTATATCTCAACAGGGAAAGAACTGAAACCACAACCGGTAGGCGAAGACGCTGGGACTGTCATATTTCAATACTACCCCATGAGCGCTGTTAACTAC TTCAGCCGTTCTACCGTAGGAGGTTCACGCTTGTATATATCAGCATGTGCTAGTGCAGGTGCCGGATCTGGCGCCGATGATGAACTACGATTCGAATCTAGATTCGAGAGTGGGAACCTAGCCAAAGCAATACGCATTACATCAGCCTATTACGAATTGCATTTACGAACAGACCTCTATACAAATAGACACATGCAATGGTTTTATTTTAGGGTCaccaatacaaaaaaacaaatgatgTACAG ATTTTCCATAGTGAACTTATCAAAAGCCGAAAGCTTATACAACGAGGGCATGCGACCTCTATTATACTCAACCAAGGACGCACAGTTGCATTCGATCGGTTGGAGGCGGTGCGGTGATAACATCGCGTACTATAAAAATGATTCGAC atGCGAGGAAGAAGAGCAATTTCCAAGTTACACACTGACGTTTAATATCGAATTTCCACATACAGACGATGCAGTGTACATTGCCCACTGTTATCCTTACACATACTCAGATCTCCAAGAATACCTGTCTAAACTACAGTCACATCCAGTCAAATCAACTTATGCTAAACTCAGGCTTCTTTGCCGAACATTGGCTGGAAATAATGTGTATTATCTAACTGTGACTGCTCCGCCAAATCCGAATGAAATGGAACAAAGG AAAAAGAAAGCTGTCGTAATAACTGCCAGAGTTCACCCGGGAGAAAGTCCTTCATCGTGGATGATGAAAGGTTTTATGGATTACTTAACGGGAGACTCAAATCAAGCACGCGAACTAAgagaaaagtttattttcaaacttgtACCTATGCTGAATCCAGATGGT GTAATTGTTGGTAACAATCGGTGTTCGCTGACCGGAAAGGACTTGAATAGACAATATCGAACTGTAATAAGAGAAACGTATCCACCAGTCTGGCACACCAAAGTGATGATACGGAG ACTACAGGAGGAATGTGGAGTCGCTATGTACGTAGACCTCCACGCGCATTCCCGCAAACATAATGTGTTCATTTACGGATGCGAAAGTCGAAAAACTTCTGACAAACGGTTACAGGAACAAGTATTTCCTTTGATGCTTCATAAAAATGCTGCTGATAAG TTCTCTTTTGAAAACTGTAAATTTAGGATACAACGTAGTAAAGAAGGCACTGGAAGAGTAGTTGTATGGATGTTAGGAGTAGCAAACAGCTACACGATGGAGGCTTCTTTTGGCGGATCGGAGTTAGGAAGTAGAATGTCCACTCATTTCTCAGTTCAAGATTATGAAAGTCTGGGGCGAACATTTTGTGAAACATTGTTAGATTTTTACGATGAAGATCCTAGTAAAGAGAGGCTAAGAACGAAAATTGTCACAAGGCTTTTAAAAGAAGGATCAAATGCTGATGAACCAACAAATATAGATCTATCGGACTATTCCAG TGATGAAGGAGATACATCAAGCAGCAGTTCAGAAGCTGGGCATAGAGAAAAGACTAAACAAGCTGCACCACCGCCGTCACCGATTTTTCCAGATATCAACAAAAACTCAGccgat AAACCTAGAAAGCAACGCCCGAAACTAGAAAAGATGAAACGAATTGAAAAGAAGAAAACTAAGCGTGAGACTTTACAG GTGTCACGAGCTACAATAGATTTAACTTCAGATGCCATGACCGACATGTCTTCTGACGCTGATTCCGACGGCAACCATAGTCCGATGAGAAGAGTACAAAAATTGATACATACATCGGCCAAAGTTAAACCAAAGCGAAAAAAGAAAATGCCGCCTGAACTGAAGATAATAAGAGCTCCG acTAGTGACTCACCATACCACTCAGACCATGAAAAAAAAGCCTTGAGGTGCAGAAGACCAAGAAGTGTGTCAATGTTTAACGACGCTACAGAGAAATCGAGACTGAACCCAGCATCGTGGCATCAATTTAGATGTTTGCCACCTGCAAA GTGCTTGTCAGATGTGAAAAGCAGAAGCTCTCAACCGTCAGAGCTTCAAGTAAAATTGAGCTCacttaaaagaaatatatgGACAGGTGTTCAAAATGAAGAGAAAGGGCCGTTATCATGGGGCATATCTAGTTTTGCTATGAACTCATATTTCACAGACAGTGAAGCTTTACTGAG GTCATGCTCTCAAAAATTAGAAGAGCTTGAGGGAGAACAACAGAAGATCAAGGAtgagaaaaagaagaagaaatcaAAGACAAAGAAACTAACACTAAAAGTGCCAAACTCTATGAATGAAATCTTAGAACCTATGAACAAACTACCTAAAACTTGGAAGAAAAAGGGAAA attaaaacatacaaaatcagAAAGTTCTCCATACCTTAATAATACAAGCTTTACTGATATTCCGAGGAATACACAAGCACAGAAAACAAACTCCTCGGAGAACAGACAAGCTAAATCCCGTTTTAAAAAAGGTGCCATAGTTACAACAGCAGTACAGACGAAGAAATCAAATGCCAAAGCTATTATGTCAGACAACTCTGACTCAGATTCTATTCAATCAtccaagaaaataaaaaagaaaactaaaaccACAAAAGCCAAGTTTTGTAAAGCTGtttctgaaaataaatctaaaaactGA
- the Nna1 gene encoding nna1 carboxypeptidase isoform X1 has product MLWWKQIESVQENIMMFEREEQKKEFIENATVTLTLPSINPVLQDNLFIANIEQVKSLQASLFPICSKGTFISNFLQNNIKTNQLEINTDIKTFRTTAKLKEPRDLFALPKELDCPQQAPRWPSECQVVEEKIQHLTWSPASPEPYYISTGKELKPQPVGEDAGTVIFQYYPMSAVNYFSRSTVGGSRLYISACASAGAGSGADDELRFESRFESGNLAKAIRITSAYYELHLRTDLYTNRHMQWFYFRVTNTKKQMMYRFSIVNLSKAESLYNEGMRPLLYSTKDAQLHSIGWRRCGDNIAYYKNDSTCEEEEQFPSYTLTFNIEFPHTDDAVYIAHCYPYTYSDLQEYLSKLQSHPVKSTYAKLRLLCRTLAGNNVYYLTVTAPPNPNEMEQRKKKAVVITARVHPGESPSSWMMKGFMDYLTGDSNQARELREKFIFKLVPMLNPDGVIVGNNRCSLTGKDLNRQYRTVIRETYPPVWHTKVMIRRLQEECGVAMYVDLHAHSRKHNVFIYGCESRKTSDKRLQEQVFPLMLHKNAADKFSFENCKFRIQRSKEGTGRVVVWMLGVANSYTMEASFGGSELGSRMSTHFSVQDYESLGRTFCETLLDFYDEDPSKERLRTKIVTRLLKEGSNADEPTNIDLSDYSSDEGDTSSSSSEAGHREKTKQAAPPPSPIFPDINKNSADKPRKQRPKLEKMKRIEKKKTKRETLQVSRATIDLTSDAMTDMSSDADSDGNHSPMRRVQKLIHTSAKVKPKRKKKMPPELKIIRAPTSDSPYHSDHEKKALRCRRPRSVSMFNDATEKSRLNPASWHQFRCLPPAKCLSDVKSRSSQPSELQVKLSSLKRNIWTGVQNEEKGPLSWGISSFAMNSYFTDSEALLRSCSQKLEELEGEQQKIKDEKKKKKSKTKKLTLKVPNSMNEILEPMNKLPKTWKKKGKLKHTKSESSPYLNNTSFTDIPRNTQAQKTNSSENRQAKSRFKKGAIVTTAVQTKKSNAKAIMSDNSDSDSIQSSKKIKKKTKTTKAKFCKAVSENKSKN; this is encoded by the exons ATGTTATGGTGGAAACAAATAGAAAGCGTTCAAGAAAACATAATGATGTTCGAAAGAGAAGAACAAAAGAAGGAGTTTATTGAAAACGCGACGGTAACGCTTACACTTCCTTCAATCAATCCGGTATTgcaagataatttatttatagcaaacATAGAGCAAGTTAAATCGCTACAAGCATCATTGTTTCCAATATGCAGTAAAG GAACATTTATATCAAacttcttacaaaataatattaagacaAACCAATTAGAGATCAACACGGATATCAAAACATTTCGAACGACAGCCAAGTTAAAAGAACCGAGAGATTTGTTTGCACTTCCGAAAGAACTTGATTGTCCACAACAAGCACCCCGGTGGCCTTCAGAATGTCAA GTTGTCGAAGAGAAAATACAACACCTAACATGGAGTCCCGCGTCACCAGAACCCTATTATATCTCAACAGGGAAAGAACTGAAACCACAACCGGTAGGCGAAGACGCTGGGACTGTCATATTTCAATACTACCCCATGAGCGCTGTTAACTAC TTCAGCCGTTCTACCGTAGGAGGTTCACGCTTGTATATATCAGCATGTGCTAGTGCAGGTGCCGGATCTGGCGCCGATGATGAACTACGATTCGAATCTAGATTCGAGAGTGGGAACCTAGCCAAAGCAATACGCATTACATCAGCCTATTACGAATTGCATTTACGAACAGACCTCTATACAAATAGACACATGCAATGGTTTTATTTTAGGGTCaccaatacaaaaaaacaaatgatgTACAG ATTTTCCATAGTGAACTTATCAAAAGCCGAAAGCTTATACAACGAGGGCATGCGACCTCTATTATACTCAACCAAGGACGCACAGTTGCATTCGATCGGTTGGAGGCGGTGCGGTGATAACATCGCGTACTATAAAAATGATTCGAC atGCGAGGAAGAAGAGCAATTTCCAAGTTACACACTGACGTTTAATATCGAATTTCCACATACAGACGATGCAGTGTACATTGCCCACTGTTATCCTTACACATACTCAGATCTCCAAGAATACCTGTCTAAACTACAGTCACATCCAGTCAAATCAACTTATGCTAAACTCAGGCTTCTTTGCCGAACATTGGCTGGAAATAATGTGTATTATCTAACTGTGACTGCTCCGCCAAATCCGAATGAAATGGAACAAAGG AAAAAGAAAGCTGTCGTAATAACTGCCAGAGTTCACCCGGGAGAAAGTCCTTCATCGTGGATGATGAAAGGTTTTATGGATTACTTAACGGGAGACTCAAATCAAGCACGCGAACTAAgagaaaagtttattttcaaacttgtACCTATGCTGAATCCAGATGGT GTAATTGTTGGTAACAATCGGTGTTCGCTGACCGGAAAGGACTTGAATAGACAATATCGAACTGTAATAAGAGAAACGTATCCACCAGTCTGGCACACCAAAGTGATGATACGGAG ACTACAGGAGGAATGTGGAGTCGCTATGTACGTAGACCTCCACGCGCATTCCCGCAAACATAATGTGTTCATTTACGGATGCGAAAGTCGAAAAACTTCTGACAAACGGTTACAGGAACAAGTATTTCCTTTGATGCTTCATAAAAATGCTGCTGATAAG TTCTCTTTTGAAAACTGTAAATTTAGGATACAACGTAGTAAAGAAGGCACTGGAAGAGTAGTTGTATGGATGTTAGGAGTAGCAAACAGCTACACGATGGAGGCTTCTTTTGGCGGATCGGAGTTAGGAAGTAGAATGTCCACTCATTTCTCAGTTCAAGATTATGAAAGTCTGGGGCGAACATTTTGTGAAACATTGTTAGATTTTTACGATGAAGATCCTAGTAAAGAGAGGCTAAGAACGAAAATTGTCACAAGGCTTTTAAAAGAAGGATCAAATGCTGATGAACCAACAAATATAGATCTATCGGACTATTCCAG TGATGAAGGAGATACATCAAGCAGCAGTTCAGAAGCTGGGCATAGAGAAAAGACTAAACAAGCTGCACCACCGCCGTCACCGATTTTTCCAGATATCAACAAAAACTCAGccgat AAACCTAGAAAGCAACGCCCGAAACTAGAAAAGATGAAACGAATTGAAAAGAAGAAAACTAAGCGTGAGACTTTACAG GTGTCACGAGCTACAATAGATTTAACTTCAGATGCCATGACCGACATGTCTTCTGACGCTGATTCCGACGGCAACCATAGTCCGATGAGAAGAGTACAAAAATTGATACATACATCGGCCAAAGTTAAACCAAAGCGAAAAAAGAAAATGCCGCCTGAACTGAAGATAATAAGAGCTCCG acTAGTGACTCACCATACCACTCAGACCATGAAAAAAAAGCCTTGAGGTGCAGAAGACCAAGAAGTGTGTCAATGTTTAACGACGCTACAGAGAAATCGAGACTGAACCCAGCATCGTGGCATCAATTTAGATGTTTGCCACCTGCAAA GTGCTTGTCAGATGTGAAAAGCAGAAGCTCTCAACCGTCAGAGCTTCAAGTAAAATTGAGCTCacttaaaagaaatatatgGACAGGTGTTCAAAATGAAGAGAAAGGGCCGTTATCATGGGGCATATCTAGTTTTGCTATGAACTCATATTTCACAGACAGTGAAGCTTTACTGAG GTCATGCTCTCAAAAATTAGAAGAGCTTGAGGGAGAACAACAGAAGATCAAGGAtgagaaaaagaagaagaaatcaAAGACAAAGAAACTAACACTAAAAGTGCCAAACTCTATGAATGAAATCTTAGAACCTATGAACAAACTACCTAAAACTTGGAAGAAAAAGGGAAA attaaaacatacaaaatcagAAAGTTCTCCATACCTTAATAATACAAGCTTTACTGATATTCCGAGGAATACACAAGCACAGAAAACAAACTCCTCGGAGAACAGACAAGCTAAATCCCGTTTTAAAAAAGGTGCCATAGTTACAACAGCAGTACAGACGAAGAAATCAAATGCCAAAGCTATTATGTCAGACAACTCTGACTCAGATTCTATTCAATCAtccaagaaaataaaaaagaaaactaaaaccACAAAAGCCAAGTTTTGTAAAGCTGtttctgaaaataaatctaaaaactGA
- the Nna1 gene encoding nna1 carboxypeptidase isoform X3 — MLWWKQIESVQENIMMFEREEQKKEFIENATVTLTLPSINPVLQDNLFIANIEQVKSLQASLFPICSKGTFISNFLQNNIKTNQLEINTDIKTFRTTAKLKEPRDLFALPKELDCPQQAPRWPSECQVVEEKIQHLTWSPASPEPYYISTGKELKPQPVGEDAGTVIFQYYPMSAVNYFSRSTVGGSRLYISACASAGAGSGADDELRFESRFESGNLAKAIRITSAYYELHLRTDLYTNRHMQWFYFRVTNTKKQMMYRFSIVNLSKAESLYNEGMRPLLYSTKDAQLHSIGWRRCGDNIAYYKNDSTCEEEEQFPSYTLTFNIEFPHTDDAVYIAHCYPYTYSDLQEYLSKLQSHPVKSTYAKLRLLCRTLAGNNVYYLTVTAPPNPNEMEQRKKKAVVITARVHPGESPSSWMMKGFMDYLTGDSNQARELREKFIFKLVPMLNPDGVIVGNNRCSLTGKDLNRQYRTVIRETYPPVWHTKVMIRSDEGDTSSSSSEAGHREKTKQAAPPPSPIFPDINKNSADKPRKQRPKLEKMKRIEKKKTKRETLQVSRATIDLTSDAMTDMSSDADSDGNHSPMRRVQKLIHTSAKVKPKRKKKMPPELKIIRAPTSDSPYHSDHEKKALRCRRPRSVSMFNDATEKSRLNPASWHQFRCLPPAKCLSDVKSRSSQPSELQVKLSSLKRNIWTGVQNEEKGPLSWGISSFAMNSYFTDSEALLRSCSQKLEELEGEQQKIKDEKKKKKSKTKKLTLKVPNSMNEILEPMNKLPKTWKKKGKLKHTKSESSPYLNNTSFTDIPRNTQAQKTNSSENRQAKSRFKKGAIVTTAVQTKKSNAKAIMSDNSDSDSIQSSKKIKKKTKTTKAKFCKAVSENKSKN; from the exons ATGTTATGGTGGAAACAAATAGAAAGCGTTCAAGAAAACATAATGATGTTCGAAAGAGAAGAACAAAAGAAGGAGTTTATTGAAAACGCGACGGTAACGCTTACACTTCCTTCAATCAATCCGGTATTgcaagataatttatttatagcaaacATAGAGCAAGTTAAATCGCTACAAGCATCATTGTTTCCAATATGCAGTAAAG GAACATTTATATCAAacttcttacaaaataatattaagacaAACCAATTAGAGATCAACACGGATATCAAAACATTTCGAACGACAGCCAAGTTAAAAGAACCGAGAGATTTGTTTGCACTTCCGAAAGAACTTGATTGTCCACAACAAGCACCCCGGTGGCCTTCAGAATGTCAA GTTGTCGAAGAGAAAATACAACACCTAACATGGAGTCCCGCGTCACCAGAACCCTATTATATCTCAACAGGGAAAGAACTGAAACCACAACCGGTAGGCGAAGACGCTGGGACTGTCATATTTCAATACTACCCCATGAGCGCTGTTAACTAC TTCAGCCGTTCTACCGTAGGAGGTTCACGCTTGTATATATCAGCATGTGCTAGTGCAGGTGCCGGATCTGGCGCCGATGATGAACTACGATTCGAATCTAGATTCGAGAGTGGGAACCTAGCCAAAGCAATACGCATTACATCAGCCTATTACGAATTGCATTTACGAACAGACCTCTATACAAATAGACACATGCAATGGTTTTATTTTAGGGTCaccaatacaaaaaaacaaatgatgTACAG ATTTTCCATAGTGAACTTATCAAAAGCCGAAAGCTTATACAACGAGGGCATGCGACCTCTATTATACTCAACCAAGGACGCACAGTTGCATTCGATCGGTTGGAGGCGGTGCGGTGATAACATCGCGTACTATAAAAATGATTCGAC atGCGAGGAAGAAGAGCAATTTCCAAGTTACACACTGACGTTTAATATCGAATTTCCACATACAGACGATGCAGTGTACATTGCCCACTGTTATCCTTACACATACTCAGATCTCCAAGAATACCTGTCTAAACTACAGTCACATCCAGTCAAATCAACTTATGCTAAACTCAGGCTTCTTTGCCGAACATTGGCTGGAAATAATGTGTATTATCTAACTGTGACTGCTCCGCCAAATCCGAATGAAATGGAACAAAGG AAAAAGAAAGCTGTCGTAATAACTGCCAGAGTTCACCCGGGAGAAAGTCCTTCATCGTGGATGATGAAAGGTTTTATGGATTACTTAACGGGAGACTCAAATCAAGCACGCGAACTAAgagaaaagtttattttcaaacttgtACCTATGCTGAATCCAGATGGT GTAATTGTTGGTAACAATCGGTGTTCGCTGACCGGAAAGGACTTGAATAGACAATATCGAACTGTAATAAGAGAAACGTATCCACCAGTCTGGCACACCAAAGTGATGATACGGAG TGATGAAGGAGATACATCAAGCAGCAGTTCAGAAGCTGGGCATAGAGAAAAGACTAAACAAGCTGCACCACCGCCGTCACCGATTTTTCCAGATATCAACAAAAACTCAGccgat AAACCTAGAAAGCAACGCCCGAAACTAGAAAAGATGAAACGAATTGAAAAGAAGAAAACTAAGCGTGAGACTTTACAG GTGTCACGAGCTACAATAGATTTAACTTCAGATGCCATGACCGACATGTCTTCTGACGCTGATTCCGACGGCAACCATAGTCCGATGAGAAGAGTACAAAAATTGATACATACATCGGCCAAAGTTAAACCAAAGCGAAAAAAGAAAATGCCGCCTGAACTGAAGATAATAAGAGCTCCG acTAGTGACTCACCATACCACTCAGACCATGAAAAAAAAGCCTTGAGGTGCAGAAGACCAAGAAGTGTGTCAATGTTTAACGACGCTACAGAGAAATCGAGACTGAACCCAGCATCGTGGCATCAATTTAGATGTTTGCCACCTGCAAA GTGCTTGTCAGATGTGAAAAGCAGAAGCTCTCAACCGTCAGAGCTTCAAGTAAAATTGAGCTCacttaaaagaaatatatgGACAGGTGTTCAAAATGAAGAGAAAGGGCCGTTATCATGGGGCATATCTAGTTTTGCTATGAACTCATATTTCACAGACAGTGAAGCTTTACTGAG GTCATGCTCTCAAAAATTAGAAGAGCTTGAGGGAGAACAACAGAAGATCAAGGAtgagaaaaagaagaagaaatcaAAGACAAAGAAACTAACACTAAAAGTGCCAAACTCTATGAATGAAATCTTAGAACCTATGAACAAACTACCTAAAACTTGGAAGAAAAAGGGAAA attaaaacatacaaaatcagAAAGTTCTCCATACCTTAATAATACAAGCTTTACTGATATTCCGAGGAATACACAAGCACAGAAAACAAACTCCTCGGAGAACAGACAAGCTAAATCCCGTTTTAAAAAAGGTGCCATAGTTACAACAGCAGTACAGACGAAGAAATCAAATGCCAAAGCTATTATGTCAGACAACTCTGACTCAGATTCTATTCAATCAtccaagaaaataaaaaagaaaactaaaaccACAAAAGCCAAGTTTTGTAAAGCTGtttctgaaaataaatctaaaaactGA